From a region of the Candidatus Liberimonas magnetica genome:
- a CDS encoding multicopper oxidase domain-containing protein has translation MKYGKLGVSIMLSAVIFMSIEVKPALAITSTDTPHYFGPEPNWAYTPKIRKFVNRLPGIGSANQNEIGQFIPIANADTTTYAGSDYYEIALKEYEEKMHPDLPPTRLRGYVQLNNGGPGNSIPPAPIHYLGPLIIAQKDKPVRLKFVNMLSTGTAGNLFLPVDKTVMGAGMGPEPMLDMNGDPVLDGNGDPMYESYTENRATLHNHGANSPWISDGTAHQWITPAGEMTMYPRGVSVQDVPDMPATTPGDGTQYFYWTNQQSARLLFYHDHAWGITRLNVYAGEAAGYLITDTTEQALINSGAIPNNGGGVYTYGIPLVIQDRTWVDTTTITQLDPTWNWGTTPPVPHAGDLWYPHVYMTAQNPADLTGVNPFGRWHYGPWFWPPTSDVLHGPVANPYYDPINAPWEPPQIPGVPHPSMAVEAFMDVPIVNGTPYPVLTVNPQAYRFRVLNAADDRFFNLQLYVADTGGGTGAQATATVAGGGVNWVSVNNPGSGYTSAPTVYFVGGGGTGAQATATVTGGLITSVTLTNPGTNYISAPTVLIGSDKEVKMVPAQVTAGFPELWPTDGRPGGVPDPTTVGPSFLQIGTEGGFLPAPVDIPNQPVTWNTDPTTFNAGNVQDHALLLGCAERADVIIDFSQYAGKTLILYNDAPAAFPALDPRYDYYTGAPDLTDTGGAPTPEAGFAPNTRTIMQIKVTTQTPVAFNPTLLNTKLPLAFRDSQKPIIVAQAEYNNVYNKTFPTLYPHDGHARIQDNEMKFAMVSGATTTMHLEPKALHDEMGGAWDKEYGRMSGKLGIELPMTNVTTQNFIMQNFTDPATEVLQDGTTQIWKITHNGVDTHPIHFHLFDVQLINRVGWDGAIRLPDANELGWKDTVRISPLEDTIVAMRPHKQDLPWPIPDSVRPYNPAIPLHSPKDFTNIDPLTSNPINPGVTNEYANFGWEYTWHCHILGHEEMDMMRPLVFQVASIAPPNLQASALGGGVMLTWADSSASESGFTLDRSLTSNFAVVVSTTVDPSIPNTAYGSVISFLDSTVGFNTQYFYRVRSNSPNGNSAWSNTATITTQGPPASATFLTATRIGGHQVDLAWSYTAGQVAATGFRIERAIVTGGNPGAFTSLGTVAQTVLAFSDITALDGTSYQYKVFSYNAIGDAAPATANIVLPLGAPSAPAGAMSLAAPLTVSLNWTNNSVTATGFTVQRAENTGFTTNLQSYNLGVVTTYINNTTMAANKTYYYRIRATLGGTNSTWSATVTINTAPPAAPIAFTAVGSQQSPTSARVVLSWQEIASVLGGFTIQRATNVGFSQGLTTFRVGSAIRSYTDNNLLRRKRYYYRVQAYNGAGNSAWTTKNLITP, from the coding sequence ATGAAGTACGGTAAATTAGGTGTTAGTATCATGTTGTCAGCTGTAATTTTTATGTCAATTGAGGTAAAGCCGGCCCTGGCTATAACGTCCACGGACACCCCTCACTATTTCGGCCCTGAACCGAACTGGGCGTATACGCCTAAAATAAGGAAGTTCGTTAACAGGCTTCCAGGTATCGGCTCGGCTAACCAGAACGAGATAGGGCAATTCATACCCATAGCCAATGCCGACACGACAACTTATGCCGGTTCCGACTATTACGAGATCGCGCTCAAGGAGTACGAAGAGAAAATGCATCCGGACCTTCCTCCAACGAGGCTGCGCGGTTATGTGCAGTTAAATAACGGCGGCCCGGGAAATTCGATTCCGCCGGCGCCTATACATTATTTAGGCCCGTTGATCATCGCCCAGAAAGACAAGCCTGTACGCCTGAAATTTGTAAACATGCTTTCTACAGGCACAGCAGGCAACCTCTTTTTGCCTGTTGATAAAACCGTAATGGGAGCAGGCATGGGCCCTGAACCGATGCTGGACATGAACGGGGACCCAGTCCTTGACGGCAACGGCGACCCTATGTATGAGTCATATACCGAGAACCGCGCAACACTTCACAACCATGGAGCCAACAGCCCCTGGATAAGCGACGGCACGGCCCATCAATGGATAACTCCTGCGGGTGAAATGACGATGTATCCAAGAGGCGTAAGCGTACAGGACGTGCCTGATATGCCGGCTACCACCCCCGGCGACGGCACGCAGTATTTCTACTGGACGAACCAGCAGAGCGCCCGGCTTTTGTTCTATCATGACCATGCCTGGGGCATAACCCGCCTTAATGTTTATGCGGGCGAAGCTGCAGGTTATTTAATAACCGATACAACCGAGCAGGCGCTCATCAATTCAGGCGCTATACCCAATAATGGAGGAGGCGTGTACACCTACGGCATACCTTTAGTTATACAGGATAGAACCTGGGTTGATACAACCACGATTACACAGCTTGACCCTACCTGGAACTGGGGAACTACTCCTCCGGTGCCTCATGCAGGCGACCTCTGGTATCCGCATGTATATATGACAGCCCAGAACCCGGCTGACCTGACCGGCGTAAACCCGTTCGGCCGCTGGCATTACGGCCCGTGGTTTTGGCCGCCCACAAGCGATGTCTTACACGGCCCTGTGGCAAACCCTTATTATGACCCTATAAATGCTCCCTGGGAACCGCCTCAGATACCCGGCGTACCTCATCCGTCAATGGCTGTGGAAGCTTTTATGGACGTTCCAATTGTAAACGGCACTCCGTATCCCGTGCTTACGGTTAACCCGCAAGCCTACAGGTTCAGGGTTTTAAACGCAGCTGATGACCGGTTCTTTAACCTTCAGCTTTATGTTGCAGATACAGGAGGCGGTACAGGTGCCCAGGCGACAGCAACTGTTGCCGGAGGAGGAGTTAACTGGGTATCGGTTAATAATCCAGGCTCAGGCTACACCTCTGCGCCTACGGTATATTTTGTAGGAGGCGGCGGTACGGGCGCTCAGGCAACGGCAACGGTTACCGGTGGTTTGATAACAAGCGTTACTCTTACAAATCCGGGCACAAATTATATAAGCGCTCCAACTGTATTGATAGGCAGCGACAAGGAAGTCAAAATGGTGCCTGCTCAAGTGACAGCCGGTTTCCCTGAACTCTGGCCTACGGATGGAAGACCGGGCGGAGTGCCGGACCCAACAACGGTTGGCCCAAGTTTCCTTCAGATAGGAACAGAAGGCGGTTTTCTTCCTGCGCCTGTAGATATTCCTAACCAGCCTGTTACCTGGAACACAGACCCGACTACTTTTAATGCCGGAAATGTTCAGGACCACGCGCTTCTTCTTGGCTGCGCGGAAAGAGCGGACGTCATAATTGATTTTTCGCAGTATGCAGGAAAGACGCTTATCTTATATAATGATGCACCCGCGGCTTTTCCGGCGCTTGACCCGCGCTATGACTACTATACAGGAGCGCCTGACTTGACAGACACCGGAGGCGCACCTACCCCTGAAGCGGGTTTTGCTCCTAATACGCGCACAATTATGCAGATTAAGGTAACCACACAAACCCCTGTTGCTTTTAATCCCACACTTCTAAACACTAAATTACCGCTGGCTTTCAGGGATTCGCAGAAACCGATAATAGTTGCTCAAGCAGAGTATAATAATGTATACAATAAAACTTTCCCGACCCTTTATCCGCATGACGGCCATGCCAGGATACAGGATAACGAAATGAAATTCGCCATGGTAAGCGGCGCAACAACAACGATGCATCTTGAGCCGAAGGCCCTGCATGACGAGATGGGCGGAGCCTGGGATAAAGAGTACGGCCGTATGAGCGGCAAACTCGGAATTGAACTGCCGATGACTAATGTAACGACCCAGAATTTCATTATGCAAAACTTCACAGACCCTGCTACGGAAGTGCTCCAGGACGGCACAACGCAAATATGGAAGATAACCCATAACGGAGTTGACACCCATCCTATTCACTTTCACTTATTTGACGTTCAGCTGATAAACCGCGTAGGCTGGGACGGTGCCATACGCCTGCCGGACGCAAACGAGCTCGGCTGGAAAGACACGGTCAGGATAAGCCCGCTTGAAGATACGATAGTTGCTATGCGTCCTCACAAACAAGATTTACCCTGGCCTATCCCTGACAGTGTAAGGCCTTATAACCCTGCGATACCTTTGCACTCGCCAAAAGATTTCACGAACATAGATCCATTAACGTCAAATCCCATTAACCCTGGGGTTACAAACGAGTATGCTAACTTCGGGTGGGAATACACCTGGCACTGCCATATACTGGGGCATGAAGAAATGGATATGATGCGGCCGCTGGTTTTTCAGGTAGCTTCAATCGCTCCACCGAACCTGCAGGCTTCAGCTCTTGGCGGCGGGGTCATGCTTACCTGGGCTGACAGTTCAGCAAGCGAGTCCGGGTTTACACTTGACAGAAGCCTCACTTCAAACTTCGCAGTAGTAGTTTCAACTACCGTTGATCCGAGCATACCGAATACGGCTTACGGCTCGGTCATATCTTTCCTTGACAGTACGGTTGGGTTTAACACCCAGTACTTTTACAGGGTAAGAAGCAACAGCCCTAACGGAAACTCCGCTTGGTCAAATACCGCAACGATAACTACCCAGGGCCCGCCGGCTTCTGCGACCTTTCTTACGGCTACAAGGATAGGCGGTCATCAGGTTGACCTGGCCTGGAGTTATACAGCAGGGCAGGTAGCTGCGACCGGATTCAGGATCGAACGGGCAATTGTAACAGGGGGAAACCCGGGTGCGTTTACATCGCTTGGAACGGTGGCCCAGACAGTACTGGCCTTCAGCGACATCACGGCTCTTGACGGGACTTCCTATCAATATAAGGTATTCTCGTACAATGCAATCGGTGACGCTGCACCGGCAACCGCAAATATAGTGCTTCCTCTTGGAGCTCCTTCAGCTCCTGCCGGCGCCATGTCTCTTGCTGCTCCGCTAACGGTAAGCTTAAACTGGACTAATAACTCGGTTACTGCAACTGGTTTTACTGTTCAAAGAGCTGAAAACACGGGGTTTACTACCAATCTTCAGTCATATAACCTTGGAGTAGTAACTACCTATATTAACAATACAACGATGGCAGCTAACAAGACCTACTACTACCGGATCAGAGCTACCCTTGGAGGGACAAACTCCACCTGGTCTGCTACAGTTACCATAAACACAGCGCCTCCTGCTGCACCGATAGCTTTCACAGCTGTTGGTTCGCAGCAATCGCCTACATCAGCGCGTGTTGTGCTCTCCTGGCAGGAAATCGCCTCAGTGCTTGGCGGTTTTACTATCCAGAGGGCAACAAATGTAGGTTTTTCGCAAGGGCTTACGACCTTCAGGGTAGGGTCAGCGATAAGGTCATACACAGATAATAACCTGTTAAGGCGCAAACGGTATTACTATAGGGTACAGGCGTACAACGGGGCCGGCAACTCGGCCTGGACCACCAAGAATTTGATTACGCCATAA
- a CDS encoding PorV/PorQ family protein, whose protein sequence is MKKVLAVMISLVILAGQSTVFAAGSNAGKSTAQFLQLGVGARAEGLGEAYTALTDGAESVYWNPAGLAGMGNNEVTFTQAMWIDDISYQFIAGAFPTKAGTFAIGLKYLSYGKIQKTDSTGLEIGDFSPNDLMAGVSYGRGFGKLKAGGTVKYISSKITNTATAMALDLGLKYPFMNDQLNLGLAAVNMGSKMKFISEEDPLPMTVKLGASCDLGGMWLCAVDVNMPNDDDVFANAGVEKKFKVNDMIALAGRVGYNTRTKDITGTKGITAGLGLDYKQANYGKKPLYITLDAAYAPYGDLGSITLLSLGVKF, encoded by the coding sequence ATGAAGAAAGTATTAGCGGTTATGATAAGTTTAGTGATTTTAGCAGGTCAAAGCACTGTATTTGCAGCCGGTTCAAACGCGGGGAAATCAACAGCGCAGTTTTTGCAGCTGGGGGTAGGTGCGAGGGCAGAAGGCCTGGGTGAAGCATACACAGCGCTGACAGACGGAGCTGAGTCTGTATACTGGAACCCGGCAGGCCTTGCAGGCATGGGAAACAACGAGGTGACGTTTACGCAGGCTATGTGGATAGACGATATCTCATACCAGTTCATAGCAGGGGCTTTTCCAACAAAAGCCGGCACCTTTGCAATAGGCCTCAAATACCTTTCTTACGGCAAGATACAAAAGACGGACTCAACAGGTCTTGAGATAGGCGATTTTTCGCCTAATGACTTGATGGCGGGCGTGTCCTACGGCCGCGGGTTCGGAAAGTTGAAAGCAGGCGGAACGGTAAAATACATATCTTCAAAGATAACTAACACGGCTACAGCCATGGCATTAGATTTAGGCTTAAAATACCCGTTTATGAACGATCAATTAAACCTTGGGCTTGCAGCCGTAAACATGGGAAGCAAGATGAAGTTCATCAGCGAGGAAGACCCTCTTCCCATGACTGTAAAGCTTGGCGCAAGCTGTGACCTGGGCGGGATGTGGCTTTGCGCTGTTGACGTCAACATGCCGAATGACGACGATGTTTTCGCAAACGCCGGTGTTGAGAAGAAGTTCAAGGTAAATGACATGATAGCTCTTGCCGGCCGCGTGGGGTACAATACCCGTACCAAAGACATTACGGGAACTAAAGGTATTACCGCAGGCTTAGGCCTTGACTATAAACAGGCTAACTACGGAAAAAAACCGCTTTATATAACCCTGGATGCTGCCTATGCCCCTTATGGCGATCTCGGCAGCATAACGCTTTTGAGCCTCGGGGTTAAGTTTTAA
- a CDS encoding IPT/TIG domain-containing protein: MKTSALARGVLMSLFLAGLLCGLKTGANAAGSLIQITKAGYNGGDYDDAYGVKVDASGNIFVAGSVTNSAANSDYFIIKYNSNLQVISSATFNTGGDDFVIGEAIDTAGNVFVTGYTFNGLDYDYLTVKYNNNLQFVSSTVYDSGLDDTAFGITTDPSNNVFVTGYVFDGLNYGFYTIKYSNSLSPLANIAYSPGADSYPTSIASDTAGNIFVTGYTFNGTNNDYVTLKYTNNLASLSASQPYDSGFDDIASGVAIDTAGNVFVTGSSSNGTLSDFFTVKYTNALAVVSSTTYSSGFNAWAQGVAVDTSGNVVVTGYGNTAGGGEELITLKYDNFLQTVALKAYSADLFDDGYAVTTDSLNNIYVTGSSYNNLNNDFLTIKYNGLLPTVYSISPVQGRQGQTIDVTVNGISFFSGAQFSLGSGITTNSVTFQNDTQVTANISISTFAAKGTRNAVLTNLDAGYDSNAAAFTVNWSTPLVTALSPSFGYQGENINVTISGRGIQSGAAASFSGTGITVTTTTVTNPYQAVASITMAADAPAGFGDVTITNLDGGSGTKASSFAVRWSTPTLTSISVNSGQQGDTLNVTLTGQNFHTGAAASFSGTGITVNNTAVTSLTQAVANITISTTSAAGLRDITLTNSDGAYVKNTGAFTVRWSSPVIAGIAPVSGNQGQNVNVALSGDSFHAGAAVNFSGTGITVNNTSITNLNEAVANITISTFAAIGQRDVTITNSDGFSKTAAGAFTVKWSTPVISSVYPALKEQGQTTDVTLTGQGFHTGAVASFSGTGITVNNTTVSSLYQAVANITLAADAAAGVRDITITNSDGGAGIKTGAFTVSWSTPVINSIAPSIGSQGQTLNVTLTGQGFHTGAAVSFSGTGITVNNTTVSSLNQIITNISVASNANLGLRNITITNSDNRTSTKTGALNVILPAPAISTVAPVLAKQGESLNITITGQNFRSGASLAFSGDGITVTTTTVTNATQAAASIAIAANASAGARDVTLTNLDGATITNAGAFEVKWSLPALSTVAPISGRQGDTLNVTLTGQGFHTGAVVAFSGTGITVNNTTVSSLTQAVANISIAANATLGLRDITVTNSDAGSVTKVDAFKVNLPLPVITSVVPDSGKKGENVNITLTGQNFQSGAAVSFSGTGVTVTTTTVTSLTQAVVSISIAANASIGLRDITLTNSDTGSTTKTGAFNVLANEPVISSISPVSEKQGESLNIALTGQNFRAGAAVSFSGTGITVTTTTVTSPTQATASIVISANASLGSRNITLTNSDTSVFTKTSAFTVLGANPVISSITPVSGKQGESLFVTLTGQNFRPGAAVSFSGTGITVTTTTVSSLTLAVANIVISADASLGSRNITVTNSDGVSGTKTNAFTVNWPAPALSSIAGALGRHGQSLNVTLTGQGIRSGASVSFSGTGITVTTTTVSGLTQAVASISISANAALGLRDVTITNSDGLTATKTETFRVCWPLPVIANMTPGSLSLSQKARLVIEGENIHSGTGIYFNKPGIKVSSTSVASINTFMADVEISSSAPLGSCQVFLTSADGALCLNGYEVNIIQPAFVSSAVNPDAASILEVTINGGDTVTTEIPQNAFPVPVTLKISSATVPSAGGAAIKTTVLGIEITNDAGLQPVKDITIIINYTDAAVAGFDQSKLVLAWYDAANSRFVPVPSVVYPALHQIVAKISHFSKFAVVQLVAAADVEGIKVYPNPFNPNTQNLTVDKLPLQADIKIYSILGELIRSLSYTSANGQAAWDGKNDSNSTVASGVYIMLVDSPQGKKKVKIAVEK, encoded by the coding sequence ATGAAAACGTCAGCATTAGCAAGAGGAGTTTTAATGTCATTATTTTTAGCAGGGTTGTTGTGCGGGCTCAAAACCGGCGCAAATGCAGCAGGTTCGCTTATTCAAATTACAAAAGCGGGCTATAACGGAGGTGACTACGATGATGCTTACGGGGTTAAGGTGGATGCGTCAGGAAATATCTTTGTGGCAGGCTCTGTCACCAATAGCGCCGCTAACAGCGATTATTTCATTATAAAGTACAACAGCAACCTGCAGGTAATCTCTTCAGCTACCTTTAATACAGGCGGAGATGATTTTGTTATCGGGGAAGCCATAGATACAGCAGGCAATGTTTTTGTAACAGGTTATACATTTAACGGCCTTGACTACGATTACCTTACAGTAAAATACAATAATAATCTGCAATTTGTTTCCTCTACTGTATATGACAGCGGCCTGGATGATACGGCATTTGGTATAACCACTGACCCCTCAAATAATGTTTTCGTAACGGGGTATGTTTTTGACGGCCTGAACTATGGTTTTTACACTATAAAATATAGTAACAGCCTTTCTCCGCTTGCCAACATAGCCTACAGCCCGGGAGCGGATAGTTACCCTACTTCGATAGCCAGCGACACAGCGGGCAATATATTTGTTACAGGCTATACATTTAATGGAACAAATAATGATTATGTTACGCTTAAATACACAAATAACCTGGCATCGCTTTCAGCTTCACAGCCGTACGATAGCGGGTTTGATGACATCGCCAGCGGAGTTGCCATTGATACTGCAGGAAATGTTTTCGTGACAGGAAGCAGTTCTAACGGTACTTTAAGCGATTTTTTTACAGTAAAATACACTAACGCGCTTGCAGTTGTTTCATCTACTACTTATTCAAGCGGCTTTAATGCCTGGGCACAGGGTGTGGCGGTTGATACCTCCGGCAATGTTGTAGTTACAGGTTACGGCAATACAGCTGGAGGCGGGGAAGAGCTTATCACCCTTAAATATGACAACTTTCTTCAAACCGTGGCATTAAAGGCTTATTCCGCGGACCTGTTCGATGACGGTTATGCGGTAACAACCGATTCTTTAAACAATATCTATGTAACAGGCTCAAGTTATAATAACCTGAACAATGATTTTTTAACAATTAAATACAACGGCTTATTGCCCACAGTTTATTCTATTTCTCCTGTACAGGGCAGGCAGGGCCAGACGATTGATGTTACGGTGAACGGCATTAGCTTCTTTAGCGGTGCGCAGTTTTCTCTGGGGTCTGGCATAACAACCAACTCGGTAACATTCCAAAATGACACACAGGTAACAGCGAATATTTCCATCTCAACTTTTGCAGCCAAAGGCACGCGCAACGCAGTGCTGACAAACTTAGACGCCGGGTATGATTCAAACGCGGCTGCTTTTACTGTTAACTGGTCAACTCCTTTAGTTACAGCCTTATCACCGTCTTTTGGGTATCAGGGAGAAAATATAAATGTAACTATATCAGGACGCGGCATCCAGAGCGGAGCAGCGGCAAGTTTCAGCGGAACAGGAATAACAGTTACTACAACCACTGTTACAAACCCTTACCAGGCGGTAGCAAGTATTACAATGGCAGCGGATGCGCCCGCAGGCTTTGGCGATGTAACCATAACCAATTTAGACGGCGGTTCAGGAACAAAGGCCTCCTCTTTTGCGGTCAGATGGTCTACACCCACGCTTACATCTATATCAGTAAACTCAGGCCAGCAGGGCGATACTTTAAATGTAACGCTTACAGGCCAGAATTTTCATACCGGAGCAGCGGCCAGTTTTAGCGGCACGGGAATTACAGTTAATAATACAGCTGTCACAAGCCTTACCCAGGCCGTGGCAAATATTACAATATCAACAACTTCAGCTGCGGGCCTAAGGGATATAACATTAACCAACAGCGATGGAGCTTATGTAAAGAATACAGGCGCTTTCACTGTTAGATGGTCCTCGCCCGTTATCGCAGGCATAGCGCCTGTTTCGGGCAACCAGGGCCAAAACGTAAATGTGGCTCTTTCCGGCGACAGTTTCCATGCAGGCGCAGCTGTAAATTTTAGCGGCACAGGCATAACAGTCAATAATACCTCGATTACAAACCTTAATGAAGCGGTGGCAAACATAACAATATCAACCTTTGCGGCCATAGGCCAAAGAGATGTAACCATAACTAACAGTGACGGATTTTCAAAGACAGCTGCCGGCGCTTTTACAGTCAAATGGTCAACTCCGGTAATTTCATCAGTGTATCCGGCCTTAAAAGAACAGGGGCAGACCACAGATGTGACGCTTACAGGCCAGGGTTTTCATACCGGAGCGGTAGCCAGTTTTAGCGGCACGGGAATTACGGTAAACAATACCACAGTTTCAAGCCTGTACCAGGCGGTGGCAAACATTACATTAGCAGCTGACGCAGCTGCCGGTGTAAGAGATATAACCATAACTAACAGTGACGGTGGGGCAGGAATAAAGACAGGTGCTTTTACAGTCAGTTGGTCAACTCCGGTAATTAACTCTATAGCGCCGTCTATAGGCTCGCAGGGGCAAACTCTGAACGTAACGCTTACAGGCCAGGGTTTCCATACCGGAGCGGCGGTTAGTTTTAGCGGCACGGGAATTACTGTTAACAACACAACGGTCTCAAGCCTTAATCAAATAATAACAAACATTTCAGTGGCATCAAATGCAAATCTGGGTTTACGGAATATAACGATTACCAACAGCGATAACCGCACTTCTACCAAAACAGGGGCTCTTAATGTAATATTACCGGCCCCGGCGATTTCAACGGTGGCCCCGGTGTTAGCCAAACAAGGGGAAAGCTTAAACATTACAATAACAGGCCAAAACTTCCGCTCTGGAGCATCTTTAGCTTTTAGCGGCGACGGGATTACAGTTACTACTACTACAGTTACAAACGCTACTCAGGCGGCAGCAAGCATTGCTATCGCGGCTAATGCTTCTGCAGGAGCCAGGGATGTAACTCTAACCAATCTTGACGGAGCAACAATAACTAACGCAGGGGCTTTTGAGGTCAAGTGGTCGTTGCCGGCGCTTTCTACGGTAGCCCCGATTTCCGGCAGGCAGGGCGACACCTTAAATGTAACTCTTACAGGCCAGGGATTCCACACCGGAGCGGTAGTTGCTTTTAGCGGCACAGGAATTACGGTTAACAACACAACTGTTTCAAGCCTTACCCAGGCGGTAGCAAATATTTCGATAGCAGCCAACGCCACTTTAGGCCTGCGTGATATAACAGTAACAAACAGCGATGCAGGTTCAGTTACTAAAGTTGATGCCTTTAAAGTGAACTTGCCTTTGCCGGTAATTACAAGTGTAGTGCCTGATTCAGGCAAAAAAGGGGAGAATGTTAACATAACCCTTACCGGCCAGAATTTCCAATCAGGAGCGGCGGTTTCGTTCAGCGGTACTGGTGTTACAGTTACCACAACTACAGTGACAAGCCTTACCCAGGCGGTAGTGAGCATTTCCATTGCAGCTAACGCAAGCATAGGTTTACGCGATATAACACTTACTAACAGCGATACCGGTTCAACTACAAAGACAGGCGCTTTTAATGTTTTAGCAAATGAACCGGTAATTTCAAGCATATCCCCCGTCTCAGAAAAACAGGGGGAAAGTTTAAATATAGCGCTTACCGGACAAAACTTCCGCGCCGGAGCGGCAGTTTCGTTTAGCGGAACAGGAATTACCGTAACGACTACCACAGTCACAAGCCCTACCCAGGCTACCGCAAGTATTGTAATCTCAGCAAACGCAAGTTTAGGATCAAGGAACATTACCCTAACAAACAGTGATACAAGCGTCTTTACTAAAACCAGTGCTTTCACTGTACTGGGAGCCAATCCTGTAATCTCAAGCATAACCCCGGTTTCGGGCAAACAAGGGGAGAGTTTGTTTGTAACACTGACAGGCCAGAACTTCCGGCCGGGAGCAGCGGTTTCTTTTAGCGGCACGGGGATTACGGTTACAACCACTACGGTTTCAAGCCTTACCCTGGCTGTGGCAAATATAGTGATATCAGCGGATGCGTCTTTGGGATCAAGAAATATAACCGTAACCAACAGCGACGGAGTTTCCGGGACAAAAACCAATGCGTTCACTGTTAATTGGCCTGCTCCGGCGCTTTCAAGTATAGCCGGCGCTTTGGGCAGGCATGGGCAGAGTTTAAACGTAACACTCACAGGCCAGGGTATCCGCAGCGGAGCATCGGTCTCATTCAGCGGCACAGGAATTACAGTCACTACTACAACGGTCTCAGGCCTTACCCAGGCTGTAGCAAGTATTTCCATTTCGGCAAACGCGGCTCTTGGGCTTCGTGATGTTACTATAACCAACAGCGACGGTTTAACTGCTACAAAAACAGAAACTTTTAGGGTTTGCTGGCCGTTGCCTGTAATAGCTAATATGACCCCGGGGTCTCTATCTCTGAGCCAGAAAGCAAGGCTGGTTATAGAAGGCGAAAACATTCACTCAGGCACAGGCATTTATTTCAATAAACCCGGCATAAAGGTCTCAAGCACGAGTGTCGCAAGCATTAATACCTTCATGGCTGATGTGGAGATTTCAAGCAGCGCCCCTTTAGGAAGCTGCCAGGTCTTCTTAACCAGCGCCGATGGCGCACTATGCCTTAATGGGTATGAGGTTAACATTATACAACCGGCTTTTGTCAGCAGCGCAGTAAATCCTGACGCTGCGAGCATCCTGGAAGTTACAATAAACGGAGGGGATACAGTCACGACTGAGATCCCACAAAATGCATTTCCCGTGCCAGTTACTCTAAAAATATCTTCTGCTACGGTTCCTTCAGCAGGCGGGGCAGCTATAAAAACCACGGTCCTGGGTATTGAGATAACGAATGACGCGGGACTGCAGCCGGTAAAAGATATAACAATAATAATAAATTATACGGATGCGGCAGTTGCCGGATTCGATCAATCAAAACTTGTGCTTGCCTGGTATGATGCGGCAAATTCAAGGTTTGTGCCGGTTCCTTCCGTCGTATACCCGGCCCTGCACCAGATAGTTGCAAAGATAAGCCATTTTTCAAAATTCGCAGTAGTTCAGCTCGTCGCAGCTGCGGATGTGGAAGGGATAAAGGTTTATCCGAATCCCTTTAATCCTAACACTCAGAACCTGACCGTTGACAAACTGCCATTACAGGCTGATATTAAGATATATTCTATTCTGGGCGAATTGATACGCAGCCTCTCTTATACAAGCGCGAACGGGCAAGCTGCCTGGGACGGGAAGAACGACAGCAACAGCACCGTAGCAAGCGGTGTTTATATTATGCTTGTAGACAGCCCTCAAGGGAAAAAGAAGGTAAAAATAGCAGTAGAAAAGTAA
- a CDS encoding response regulator, with protein sequence MSYTILIVDDEQEFREELKDYFCDYNIIEASNTQEALDILKKPHEIDLVLLDVMMPGKRGTEVVATIKKVAPGAGIIILTGSASVNVAVEALRGKVDDFIEKPFDKNKLQMVESFLLSRLGENCIPGGGKKSKVERVRRFLEKNFDKKVCLSDAASAIAVSPKYLSRLFKDVLNIGFNEYRINNKIEKAKEWLENSEYNVDEIAYKLGYENTGSFIKTFKMAAKCTPSEFRQKKTPQIKGKKKNERKNEKPKKKANR encoded by the coding sequence TTGTCTTATACTATTCTAATCGTAGATGACGAGCAGGAGTTCAGGGAAGAGCTGAAAGATTATTTTTGCGATTACAATATAATCGAGGCTTCAAACACCCAGGAAGCTTTAGATATCCTTAAAAAACCTCATGAGATAGACCTTGTGCTCCTTGACGTTATGATGCCCGGCAAACGCGGGACAGAGGTTGTTGCTACTATTAAGAAGGTAGCGCCCGGTGCGGGTATAATTATCCTGACTGGTTCCGCTTCTGTGAATGTGGCGGTAGAAGCGCTCCGCGGGAAAGTGGATGATTTTATTGAAAAGCCTTTCGATAAGAACAAACTACAAATGGTGGAAAGTTTCCTGTTGTCGCGCCTTGGAGAAAACTGTATCCCGGGCGGCGGTAAAAAATCCAAGGTTGAAAGGGTAAGGCGTTTTCTTGAAAAGAATTTCGACAAAAAAGTCTGCCTGAGCGATGCCGCAAGCGCGATAGCTGTAAGCCCGAAATACTTAAGCAGGCTTTTTAAAGATGTCCTTAATATAGGTTTCAATGAGTACAGGATCAACAATAAGATAGAAAAGGCAAAAGAGTGGCTTGAAAATTCAGAATACAATGTTGATGAGATAGCCTATAAACTCGGTTATGAAAACACAGGGTCATTTATAAAGACCTTTAAAATGGCGGCCAAATGTACGCCGAGCGAATTCCGCCAGAAAAAAACGCCGCAAATAAAAGGAAAGAAAAAAAATGAAAGAAAAAATGAAAAGCCAAAGAAAAAGGCAAACCGCTGA